From Xylanibacter oryzae DSM 17970, a single genomic window includes:
- a CDS encoding bifunctional adenosylcobinamide kinase/adenosylcobinamide-phosphate guanylyltransferase, whose product MKRIILITGGQRSGKSRYAETLALSKSSNPVYLATAHIWDEEFRQRVLIHQQRRGKNWTNIEEEKFISKHNVCGKVVVIDCITLWCTNFFFNRQAAEWDQPSVDDALDNIKSEFDKFTDQDATFIFVTNEIGSGGVSDNLIQRRFTDLEGWMNQYVASKSDEVILMVSGIPVKIK is encoded by the coding sequence ATGAAGAGAATTATACTCATTACCGGTGGTCAAAGGTCAGGGAAAAGCAGATATGCCGAGACTTTGGCTTTAAGTAAAAGTTCAAATCCTGTTTATTTGGCAACTGCTCATATCTGGGACGAAGAATTCAGACAAAGAGTACTTATACATCAACAGCGTAGGGGCAAAAATTGGACTAATATTGAGGAAGAGAAGTTTATAAGCAAGCACAATGTTTGTGGTAAGGTAGTTGTTATTGACTGCATCACTCTGTGGTGCACTAATTTTTTCTTTAATCGGCAGGCTGCTGAATGGGACCAGCCGTCTGTTGACGATGCTCTTGATAATATCAAAAGTGAGTTTGATAAGTTTACAGACCAAGATGCAACTTTTATTTTCGTAACCAATGAAATAGGAAGTGGTGGTGTCAGTGATAATCTTATACAACGCCGTTTTACAGATTTGGAAGGATGGATGAACCAATATGTAGCATCTAAATCAGATGAGGTGATACTCATGGTCAGTGGTATTCCTGTGAAAATAAAGTAG
- a CDS encoding FeoB-associated Cys-rich membrane protein, with protein sequence MIQIIIVSIVILAAVFYASYLIVQAIKNANDPCSGCAGCALHDQLIKKRKDGMKKPICFNKKQ encoded by the coding sequence ATGATTCAAATAATAATAGTTTCTATAGTAATTTTAGCAGCCGTATTTTATGCGTCTTATCTTATAGTGCAGGCGATAAAAAATGCGAATGATCCTTGCTCAGGTTGCGCTGGGTGTGCTTTACATGACCAACTTATTAAGAAACGTAAGGATGGAATGAAAAAGCCAATTTGTTTTAATAAAAAACAATGA
- the folD gene encoding bifunctional methylenetetrahydrofolate dehydrogenase/methenyltetrahydrofolate cyclohydrolase FolD, translating into MQLIDGKATAAKIKEEIAEEVKQIVAAGGKQPHLAAILVGHDGGSETYVKNKVIACETCGFKSTLIRFEEDIPEVELLAKVKELNEDSDVDGFIVQLPLPKHIDEQKVIMAIDYRKDVDGFHPINVGRMSIGLPCFISATPLGIITLLRRYNIETSGKKCVVLGRSNIVGKPMAQLMMQKQYGDATVTVCHSHSKTLKEDCKEADIIIAAIGRPDFVTADMVKEGAVIVDVGTTRVPDATKKKGFRLNGDVKFDEVSPKCSFITPVPGGVGPMTICSLMKNTLSAGKKEFYK; encoded by the coding sequence ATGCAACTTATAGACGGAAAGGCTACGGCAGCCAAAATTAAAGAAGAGATAGCCGAAGAAGTAAAGCAGATCGTTGCTGCAGGTGGTAAACAACCTCATTTGGCTGCTATCCTTGTTGGCCATGACGGTGGCAGTGAGACTTACGTAAAAAATAAAGTCATTGCATGTGAAACTTGTGGATTTAAATCTACTCTGATTCGTTTTGAAGAGGATATACCTGAGGTCGAGCTTTTGGCTAAGGTCAAAGAGCTGAACGAAGACAGTGATGTAGACGGCTTTATAGTACAGTTGCCATTGCCAAAGCATATTGACGAGCAGAAGGTCATCATGGCTATTGATTATCGTAAGGACGTAGATGGATTCCATCCTATTAATGTAGGACGTATGTCTATTGGCCTTCCTTGTTTTATTTCTGCCACTCCTTTAGGAATAATCACATTGTTGCGTAGATATAACATTGAGACTTCAGGTAAAAAGTGCGTCGTATTGGGTAGAAGCAACATAGTAGGTAAACCTATGGCGCAGTTGATGATGCAGAAGCAATATGGTGATGCAACAGTAACAGTATGTCACAGTCATTCCAAGACATTAAAAGAAGACTGCAAAGAAGCAGATATTATTATAGCAGCTATAGGTCGTCCTGATTTTGTTACAGCTGATATGGTAAAAGAAGGCGCAGTAATTGTGGATGTTGGCACAACACGTGTGCCTGATGCTACAAAAAAGAAAGGTTTCCGTCTGAATGGTGATGTGAAATTTGACGAAGTATCACCCAAATGTTCATTTATCACACCTGTTCCAGGTGGCGTAGGTCCGATGACAATCTGTTCACTAATGAAGAACACATTATCAGCCGGAAAGAAAGAATTTTATAAATAA
- a CDS encoding alpha-L-arabinofuranosidase C-terminal domain-containing protein: MKRIIYRVLLLSCCIFAFGYVSAVKRVQRQKYAEKDTTQRIFIYSPGENEGLHLAYFLSDGHGKEIGQLCSSDYSSWGSEKKMYYPYVEQACDGTFRAVWQVNDHAPCFAAAYSDDLLTWRPQDFPRMSVKECLKPVIYRHTGNCKNEKAGFDIVFYTKDGIARCTTASFDFRHFSSDVRVMDNRKCKTKDTLEIGTKKQIGYTFSIPKNKLDNILKYFASLKENAIRCNETMVEDSVKLLPDLQTVTIDGKKSVKATLTIDQTKQKKISEHLIGVFFEDLSYAADGGLYAEMIQNRDFEYTPNDHRGWSATTAWHCSSPIDIEENEPLSKNNPHYVVVGKDTLCNEGWDGIAIKAAEKYDFSFYVRNIDKNKKSFTIALTDSNGKILSESKIKTSGKQWNKYSSTLTASATNDKAKLMIVSSNNAKAAVDMVSLFPQNTFHGRKNGLRKDLADTIAALHPKFVRFPGGCMSHGDGIDNIYHWNNTIGELYDRKPDRNIWNYHQTRGLGFYEYFQFCEDIGAEPLPVLAAGVPCQNSVADESGYGGQQGGINMSEMPIYCQEILDMIDWANGDPHTSKWAKMRAEAGHPAPFNLKYIGIGNEDIISTVFEERFLMIAKAVKEKYPDITLCGTVGPFHYPSSDYIEGWKFAKDNKKYVDMVDEHYYESTGWFMNNQSYYDNYDRNAPKVYIGEYAANTYPKASNVEVALAEAMHLCNVERNADVVYMTSYAPLLSKDKHQNWHPDMIYFNNTSIRTSPSYETQRLFSVSSGDKYISSSLSADSIVKHRVAASVVEDSKSGNVYIKIVNAMPVQLSLNVDGMELANNIKYEGFEGSPKDLKEKRIIGIYTFNNNDWVIAIPAYSVRIINIKNK, from the coding sequence ATGAAAAGAATAATTTATAGAGTTCTATTGTTATCATGTTGCATATTTGCTTTCGGATATGTTTCTGCTGTAAAACGTGTGCAAAGGCAGAAATATGCTGAAAAAGATACAACTCAGCGCATATTTATATATTCGCCTGGAGAAAATGAAGGATTGCATTTAGCTTACTTCTTGTCTGATGGGCATGGAAAAGAGATAGGTCAATTGTGCTCGTCTGATTATTCTAGTTGGGGTTCTGAGAAAAAAATGTATTATCCTTATGTGGAGCAGGCTTGTGACGGCACATTCCGTGCTGTATGGCAAGTAAATGATCATGCCCCGTGCTTTGCTGCTGCATACAGTGATGACCTTTTGACTTGGCGTCCGCAGGATTTCCCGCGAATGTCTGTAAAAGAATGTCTTAAACCTGTTATATATCGTCATACAGGCAATTGCAAAAATGAAAAGGCTGGATTTGACATCGTTTTTTATACTAAAGATGGAATAGCGAGATGTACAACTGCTTCATTTGACTTCAGACATTTTTCGAGTGATGTGCGTGTAATGGATAATAGAAAATGCAAAACTAAAGATACACTGGAAATAGGGACTAAAAAACAGATAGGTTATACATTCAGCATACCTAAAAATAAGTTGGATAACATACTTAAGTATTTTGCTTCTCTTAAAGAAAACGCTATCAGATGTAATGAAACAATGGTGGAAGATAGTGTTAAACTACTCCCTGACTTGCAGACAGTTACGATTGATGGGAAAAAATCTGTGAAGGCGACATTAACCATTGATCAAACAAAGCAAAAGAAGATAAGTGAACATTTGATAGGTGTATTCTTTGAAGACCTCAGTTATGCAGCGGATGGCGGATTGTATGCAGAAATGATACAGAACCGCGATTTTGAATACACTCCTAATGATCATAGAGGATGGAGTGCTACAACAGCATGGCATTGTTCATCACCGATTGATATAGAAGAGAATGAGCCGTTGAGCAAAAACAACCCACATTATGTTGTAGTGGGGAAGGATACCTTGTGCAATGAAGGTTGGGATGGAATAGCTATAAAAGCAGCGGAAAAATATGATTTCAGCTTTTATGTACGTAATATTGATAAGAATAAGAAGTCTTTTACGATAGCCTTGACAGACAGCAATGGCAAAATATTGTCAGAATCAAAAATAAAAACATCTGGTAAGCAATGGAATAAATATTCTTCAACGCTAACAGCCTCTGCTACAAATGACAAAGCAAAACTAATGATAGTTTCAAGTAATAATGCAAAAGCTGCTGTTGATATGGTAAGCCTTTTTCCTCAGAATACGTTTCATGGAAGAAAAAATGGTCTGCGTAAAGATCTTGCAGATACTATAGCAGCATTACATCCAAAGTTCGTAAGATTTCCAGGTGGTTGTATGAGCCATGGAGACGGAATAGATAATATCTATCATTGGAACAATACTATAGGTGAGCTTTATGATCGTAAACCAGACCGTAATATATGGAATTATCACCAAACCAGAGGTTTAGGATTCTATGAGTATTTCCAGTTTTGTGAAGACATCGGCGCAGAACCATTACCTGTATTGGCGGCTGGCGTACCTTGTCAAAACTCAGTCGCAGACGAATCAGGATATGGCGGTCAGCAGGGAGGCATAAACATGTCTGAAATGCCGATTTACTGTCAGGAAATACTTGATATGATAGATTGGGCTAATGGTGACCCGCATACAAGTAAATGGGCTAAGATGCGTGCTGAAGCAGGGCATCCTGCACCATTCAATCTAAAATATATTGGTATTGGCAATGAAGATATAATATCTACTGTTTTTGAAGAACGTTTCCTTATGATTGCTAAGGCCGTTAAGGAAAAATATCCTGATATTACACTGTGTGGTACAGTGGGGCCATTTCATTATCCTTCATCAGATTATATAGAAGGCTGGAAATTTGCAAAAGATAATAAGAAATATGTTGACATGGTTGATGAGCACTATTATGAAAGTACCGGCTGGTTTATGAATAATCAGTCATACTATGATAATTATGATAGGAATGCTCCCAAAGTATATATAGGTGAATATGCGGCAAATACGTATCCTAAGGCAAGTAACGTTGAAGTGGCTTTGGCAGAGGCCATGCATCTTTGCAATGTAGAAAGGAATGCTGATGTTGTGTATATGACATCGTATGCTCCACTCTTGTCAAAGGATAAACACCAGAACTGGCATCCTGATATGATATACTTTAATAACACAAGTATAAGGACCTCTCCAAGTTACGAAACGCAAAGATTATTTTCAGTTTCTTCTGGAGACAAATATATCTCATCTTCGTTATCTGCAGATAGTATTGTGAAGCACCGTGTAGCAGCAAGTGTGGTAGAAGATTCCAAGTCGGGTAATGTATACATTAAGATTGTCAATGCTATGCCTGTACAATTATCATTGAACGTTGATGGAATGGAATTGGCAAATAATATAAAATATGAAGGTTTTGAAGGTAGTCCAAAAGATTTAAAGGAAAAACGGATTATCGGTATATATACATTTAACAACAATGATTGGGTTATTGCCATTCCGGCATATAGTGTACGAATAATTAATATAAAAAATAAATAG
- a CDS encoding 3-methyl-2-oxobutanoate dehydrogenase subunit VorB, whose protein sequence is MAKTEVTLMKGNDAIANAAIRCGVDGFFGYPITPQSEIIETLSLLKPWETSGMVVVQAESEVASINMVYGAAGAGKRAFTSSSSPGVALMQEGISYMAGAEIPGVVVNVQRGGPGLGTIQPSQSDYYQATRGGGNGDYNVIVLAPASVQEMADFVDLAFDLAFKYRNPAMILSDGVIGQMMEKVVLPPFKARLTEDEIKSKYPWATFGRTKDREPNIMTSLELKPEVMEERNIKLQKKYQTIKDTEVRYETQKCDDADYVIVSFGSAARISEKAIEMAREAGIKVGLFRPITLWPFPTKQICDIAKGKKGILVAEINAGQMVDDVRLSINGAVPVEYFGRLGGIVPEPDEIVEALKSKLIK, encoded by the coding sequence ATGGCAAAAACTGAAGTAACTTTAATGAAAGGCAACGATGCTATTGCTAATGCTGCCATTCGCTGTGGCGTAGATGGATTCTTCGGATATCCTATTACTCCGCAAAGTGAGATTATTGAGACTCTGTCTCTTCTTAAGCCATGGGAAACTAGCGGAATGGTGGTTGTTCAGGCTGAGAGTGAGGTAGCATCTATCAACATGGTTTATGGTGCTGCTGGTGCCGGAAAACGTGCATTCACATCTTCTTCAAGTCCTGGTGTAGCCCTTATGCAGGAAGGTATTTCCTACATGGCTGGCGCTGAAATCCCAGGTGTGGTAGTAAATGTGCAACGTGGCGGTCCGGGACTTGGTACGATCCAACCTTCACAGAGTGATTATTATCAGGCTACACGTGGTGGAGGTAATGGTGACTATAACGTGATTGTGCTTGCTCCGGCATCAGTTCAGGAGATGGCAGACTTTGTTGATTTGGCTTTTGACTTAGCCTTCAAATACAGAAATCCAGCAATGATTCTGAGTGACGGCGTTATAGGTCAAATGATGGAGAAGGTTGTTCTTCCTCCATTTAAGGCACGATTGACTGAAGATGAAATCAAAAGCAAGTATCCTTGGGCTACATTTGGTAGAACAAAAGACCGTGAACCCAATATTATGACTTCGTTGGAATTGAAACCTGAAGTTATGGAAGAGCGCAATATCAAGTTACAGAAGAAATATCAGACCATTAAGGACACTGAGGTAAGATATGAAACTCAAAAATGTGACGATGCTGATTATGTTATTGTTTCATTTGGTAGTGCCGCTCGTATTTCAGAGAAAGCAATAGAAATGGCTCGCGAGGCAGGAATTAAGGTAGGACTGTTCCGTCCTATTACCTTATGGCCATTCCCTACAAAGCAGATTTGTGATATAGCTAAGGGTAAAAAAGGAATACTTGTGGCCGAGATTAATGCCGGTCAGATGGTTGATGACGTCCGCCTTTCTATAAACGGTGCTGTACCGGTAGAATATTTTGGAAGACTGGGTGGTATTGTCCCTGAACCTGATGAGATAGTTGAAGCTTTAAAATCAAAATTGATTAAGTAA
- a CDS encoding OmpA family protein: MKKFVLSIAAIAITASVSAQTVTESKTFDNFYIGINGGLSTATTHNAWFKNLNPNAGLRIGRYFTPVFGMAVEGNAYFSNKPGKSNGTFVRNTNVSALGTVNFSNWFGGYKGQPRPFEVIAVYGFGWDHIYGTKSNRALMSGKGNGLTSKAGLDFAFNLGEQKAWQIYLEPSMNYMLHSNGIENGIKYNINNSFFQLNAGIVYKFKNSNGTNNFTIATLRDQAEIDGLNAKINDLRNTNSEKDTQLASKERTIADLQTQLTDCMNKPTPKPRAVAANLQPSVIFRQGKSVIDPAQYASISMIATYLKAHKDAKVKVSGYASPEGSKEINQKLSEERANIVKKALVNRYKISADRITTEGLGATDKLFDEVEFNRVATFNDTTK; the protein is encoded by the coding sequence ATGAAAAAGTTTGTTCTATCTATTGCTGCAATCGCAATCACGGCTTCTGTTTCAGCTCAGACTGTTACAGAGAGCAAGACTTTTGACAATTTCTACATTGGTATCAATGGTGGATTGTCAACAGCTACTACACATAATGCTTGGTTCAAAAACCTGAATCCTAATGCTGGCCTTCGTATTGGCCGCTACTTTACTCCTGTCTTCGGTATGGCTGTTGAGGGCAATGCTTACTTCTCAAATAAGCCTGGAAAATCAAATGGCACTTTTGTTCGTAACACAAATGTCAGTGCCCTTGGAACTGTTAACTTCAGCAACTGGTTTGGCGGATACAAAGGTCAGCCACGTCCATTTGAAGTTATAGCTGTTTACGGTTTTGGTTGGGACCATATTTATGGAACAAAGTCTAACAGAGCTTTAATGTCTGGAAAAGGAAATGGCCTGACATCAAAAGCCGGTCTTGATTTTGCATTCAACCTTGGAGAACAAAAAGCTTGGCAGATTTACCTTGAGCCATCTATGAATTATATGCTTCACTCTAATGGCATTGAGAATGGCATTAAGTACAACATCAACAATTCATTTTTCCAGTTAAATGCTGGTATCGTATACAAGTTTAAGAACTCAAACGGTACGAACAACTTTACTATCGCAACTCTACGTGATCAGGCTGAAATCGATGGTTTAAATGCAAAGATCAACGATCTTCGTAATACAAACTCTGAGAAAGATACGCAATTAGCTTCTAAAGAAAGAACTATAGCTGATCTTCAGACCCAGCTCACAGATTGTATGAACAAACCTACACCTAAACCGAGAGCAGTAGCTGCCAACTTACAGCCATCTGTCATCTTCCGTCAAGGTAAGAGTGTTATTGATCCTGCACAGTATGCTAGCATTTCTATGATTGCTACCTATCTAAAGGCTCACAAAGATGCAAAAGTTAAGGTGAGTGGCTATGCTTCACCAGAAGGTTCTAAAGAAATCAATCAGAAACTTTCTGAAGAACGTGCTAATATAGTTAAAAAAGCTCTTGTAAATAGATACAAGATCAGTGCAGATCGCATTACAACAGAGGGTCTTGGAGCTACAGACAAACTCTTCGATGAGGTTGAGTTTAATCGTGTTGCAACATTCAATGATACGACAAAATAA
- a CDS encoding 2-oxoacid:acceptor oxidoreductase family protein, giving the protein MKKEIIISGFGGQGVLSMGKILAYSGLMEDKEVTWMPAYGPEQRGGTANVTVIVSDDRISSPILSKFDIAIVLNQPSLDKFESKIKPGGILIYDGYGIINPPTRKDITVYCINAMDKAAEMKNSKVFNMIVLGGLLGVCPVISDAGVEKALYKTLPQRHHSLIPLNMQAFGEGKKIIVKM; this is encoded by the coding sequence ATGAAAAAGGAAATAATAATTTCAGGTTTCGGAGGACAGGGTGTCTTGTCTATGGGTAAGATACTTGCTTATTCGGGACTTATGGAGGACAAAGAGGTTACTTGGATGCCTGCTTATGGACCTGAGCAACGTGGTGGTACGGCTAATGTTACTGTTATCGTAAGTGATGACCGTATATCTTCTCCAATACTTAGTAAGTTTGATATAGCTATTGTACTAAACCAGCCTTCTCTAGATAAGTTTGAATCTAAAATCAAACCTGGAGGAATATTGATTTATGATGGTTACGGAATTATTAATCCGCCGACGCGTAAGGATATAACTGTATATTGTATAAATGCTATGGACAAGGCTGCTGAGATGAAAAATTCAAAAGTATTCAATATGATTGTTCTTGGAGGATTGCTAGGCGTTTGCCCGGTTATCAGCGATGCCGGTGTTGAAAAAGCTCTTTATAAGACTTTACCACAGCGCCATCATAGTCTGATACCTCTTAACATGCAGGCTTTTGGAGAAGGAAAGAAGATAATAGTAAAGATGTAA
- a CDS encoding YkvA family protein — protein MELPDFMSYANKFTANGFVDKIARIAKMAGAKLVYSALILFYTLQSDKVPIKDKAMIIAALGYFISPIDAIPDAIPIMGLSDDFAVLIFVLKKVWGNVSEDIKEKAKSKLKKWFDEDEMKEINNIFE, from the coding sequence ATGGAACTACCTGATTTCATGTCTTATGCTAACAAATTTACTGCTAATGGATTTGTCGATAAGATAGCAAGAATAGCAAAAATGGCTGGTGCCAAATTAGTCTATTCAGCTCTGATTTTATTCTATACGCTGCAAAGCGACAAAGTGCCAATTAAAGATAAGGCCATGATTATTGCGGCATTAGGCTATTTTATCAGTCCTATTGATGCAATACCTGACGCAATTCCTATTATGGGTCTGTCTGATGATTTTGCAGTGCTGATCTTCGTCTTAAAAAAGGTATGGGGTAATGTATCTGAAGACATTAAGGAAAAAGCAAAATCGAAACTCAAAAAATGGTTTGACGAAGATGAGATGAAGGAAATTAATAACATATTCGAATAA
- a CDS encoding 4Fe-4S dicluster domain-containing protein: MSKMKGAIVVNTDRCKGCALCVYACPQDVIALAEKKVNVHGYPYVEAVKAEACVGCSSCAIVCPDGCIEVYRKKMEE; this comes from the coding sequence ATGAGTAAAATGAAAGGGGCTATAGTGGTTAATACAGACCGCTGCAAGGGATGTGCGCTTTGCGTATATGCTTGTCCGCAGGATGTAATTGCTCTAGCTGAAAAAAAAGTAAACGTTCATGGTTATCCTTATGTGGAGGCTGTAAAAGCGGAGGCCTGCGTAGGCTGTTCTTCGTGTGCTATTGTCTGCCCTGACGGATGTATTGAAGTTTATCGTAAAAAAATGGAGGAGTAA
- a CDS encoding tetratricopeptide repeat protein: MTANEYYIKGNEYRRQGNWQEALHNYMEAIALDPESPAKEAKKMLEDILNYYNKDMYNP; encoded by the coding sequence ATGACGGCAAACGAATATTATATCAAGGGAAATGAATACCGCCGTCAAGGCAATTGGCAGGAGGCTCTTCATAATTATATGGAGGCCATAGCACTTGATCCGGAAAGTCCTGCCAAAGAAGCTAAGAAAATGCTAGAAGATATTTTGAATTATTACAATAAAGACATGTATAATCCATAA
- a CDS encoding thiamine pyrophosphate-dependent enzyme: MENDIISPENLVYQKPTLMNDVPMHYCPGCSHGVVHKLVAEVIEEMGMEDKTVGVCPVGCAVFAYRYLDIDWQEAAHGRAPAVATGIKRLWPDRLVFTYQGDGDLACIGACETIHALNRGENIVIIFINNAIYGMTGGQMAPTTLMGQKTSTCPYGRDPELHGYPLKMTEIAATLEGTCYVTRQSVETVAAIRGAKKAIRKAFEASMEGKGSSLVEIVSTCNSGWKMSPKKANDWMQENMFKFYPKGDLKDTIK, encoded by the coding sequence ATGGAAAATGATATAATATCACCAGAGAATCTGGTATATCAGAAACCGACACTGATGAATGATGTTCCAATGCATTACTGTCCGGGATGTTCTCATGGAGTAGTGCATAAGCTCGTTGCCGAAGTTATTGAGGAGATGGGTATGGAAGATAAAACAGTCGGCGTTTGTCCTGTGGGATGTGCTGTATTTGCTTACCGTTATCTTGATATTGACTGGCAGGAAGCAGCTCACGGTCGTGCACCTGCTGTAGCTACAGGTATCAAGAGGCTATGGCCTGATCGCCTGGTCTTTACTTATCAAGGTGATGGAGATTTGGCATGTATAGGTGCTTGCGAGACAATCCATGCATTAAACCGCGGAGAGAATATCGTTATAATATTCATCAATAATGCCATTTATGGTATGACAGGTGGACAGATGGCCCCTACAACCCTTATGGGACAGAAGACAAGTACTTGTCCTTACGGACGCGATCCTGAACTTCATGGATATCCATTGAAAATGACAGAAATAGCTGCCACTCTTGAAGGAACATGTTATGTTACACGTCAGAGTGTTGAAACAGTTGCTGCTATTCGTGGTGCTAAAAAAGCTATAAGAAAAGCTTTCGAAGCTTCTATGGAAGGCAAGGGAAGTAGTCTTGTTGAGATTGTTTCAACTTGTAATAGCGGTTGGAAAATGTCTCCTAAAAAGGCTAATGACTGGATGCAGGAGAATATGTTCAAATTCTACCCAAAGGGTGATTTAAAAGACACAATAAAATGA